The window TTTTTGTTAATTATCAAAGGAGGGCAGAATCTTATAACAGATTTGCCTGTTGGCAACAAAATTAAACCTCGTTTGGCAGATTCTACCACTATTTTATTTCTTTCTAGTATTGCAGGTTCTTTAGTTTTTCTATTCTTGACAAGCTCTATTCCAAGCATTAAACCAATTCCGCGCACATCACCGATAATCTCATATTTTTCATAAAGCTCAAGCAACCTTGTTTTAAAATAAAAACCAATATTCACAACATTTTCTTCAATTTTATATTTTTTCATATACTTTAATCCTGCTAATGCCCCAGCGCATGCAATTAAATTACCCCCAAAAGTGTTAGAATGAGCCCCAGAGACCCAGTCCATAATTTTTTTAGATGAAATTGTTACTCCAATCGGTAAACCGTGCCCAATGCCTTTCCCCATTGAAATTATGTCGGGTTTAACATCAAAATTACTAACAGCTAAAAATTTGCCGGTCCTAAAATACCCTGCCTGAACTTCATCATCGCAATACAATATATCGTATTTAGTGCATAATTTTCTAACGCCTTTAACAAATTCTCTTGGAGGCACAATATAACCCCCTTCGCCCTGGATAGGCTCCATAAAAAGCGCAGCAGTCTTTTTATTCATACCTAGAATTAATTTATCCAAATGACTTACACATGAAAAATCACACTTTCCGTATTCCTGTTTCCATGGACACCTATAACAATAAGCAAATTTAGCATGTTTAACTGATAAAAAAGGGTTATATCTTTCACGTTGCACAGGTTTGGAATTTGTCATTGATAATGAACCCATTGTTCTGCCATGAAAACAATTCTCAAATGCAATAACTCAGTTCCAGAATT is drawn from Candidatus Woesearchaeota archaeon and contains these coding sequences:
- a CDS encoding aminotransferase class III-fold pyridoxal phosphate-dependent enzyme translates to MGSLSMTNSKPVQRERYNPFLSVKHAKFAYCYRCPWKQEYGKCDFSCVSHLDKLILGMNKKTAALFMEPIQGEGGYIVPPREFVKGVRKLCTKYDILYCDDEVQAGYFRTGKFLAVSNFDVKPDIISMGKGIGHGLPIGVTISSKKIMDWVSGAHSNTFGGNLIACAGALAGLKYMKKYKIEENVVNIGFYFKTRLLELYEKYEIIGDVRGIGLMLGIELVKNRKTKEPAILERNKIVVESAKRGLILLPTGKSVIRFCPPLIINKNHVDTAITLLGDVLRCLNY